In one window of Armatimonadota bacterium DNA:
- a CDS encoding glycyl-radical enzyme activating protein, giving the protein MTAADDPDTVDGLIFDLDTFAVHDGPGIRMAVYLKGCPLSCKWCHSPESRRPEPELILVRDRCARCGACVSACARGVHYVSDSAHVIGREQCVACGDCVEQCAHGALAIKGYRVSANAVIAKAARLKAFFDHSGGGVTLTGGEVTSQPEFAAAVLAGCRKRGIHTAVETSGACVWDALQRIAAHADLVLYDLKLADDDAHQRWTGVSNEQILANAAQLAQAARNVQVRVPLIPGITDTDGNLRDIFTFVREVGLASVAILPYNPSAAAKYEWLDLAYEIEGEPQSVERVAELVEMARRAGLDAVIG; this is encoded by the coding sequence GTGACGGCCGCCGATGATCCGGACACGGTGGACGGCCTGATCTTCGACCTCGACACGTTCGCGGTGCACGACGGGCCGGGGATCCGCATGGCGGTGTACCTCAAGGGCTGCCCGCTGTCGTGCAAGTGGTGCCACAGTCCGGAGTCGCGGCGTCCCGAGCCGGAGCTGATTCTTGTCCGCGACCGCTGTGCGAGGTGCGGCGCGTGCGTCAGCGCGTGCGCCCGCGGCGTGCATTATGTCAGCGACTCGGCGCACGTCATCGGACGCGAGCAGTGCGTCGCGTGTGGCGATTGCGTCGAGCAATGCGCGCACGGCGCGCTTGCCATAAAGGGCTATCGCGTTTCCGCGAATGCAGTCATCGCCAAGGCCGCGCGTCTGAAGGCGTTCTTCGACCATTCCGGGGGCGGCGTCACGCTGACCGGCGGAGAGGTCACGAGTCAGCCTGAGTTCGCGGCGGCGGTGCTCGCCGGGTGCCGCAAGCGGGGCATTCACACCGCGGTCGAGACGAGCGGCGCATGCGTGTGGGATGCGTTGCAGCGGATCGCGGCTCATGCCGATCTGGTGCTGTATGACTTGAAGCTGGCTGATGATGACGCGCATCAGCGGTGGACGGGCGTCTCGAACGAGCAGATCCTAGCCAACGCGGCGCAATTAGCCCAGGCCGCGCGCAACGTTCAGGTGCGCGTACCGCTGATCCCGGGTATCACCGATACCGACGGCAATCTGCGCGATATCTTCACTTTCGTGCGCGAGGTGGGGCTGGCGTCGGTAGCGATTCTGCCGTACAACCCCTCCGCGGCGGCGAAGTACGAGTGGCTCGACCTGGCATACGAGATCGAAGGCGAGCCGCAGAGCGTGGAGCGCGTGGCGGAGCTTGTCGAGATGGCGCGGCGAGCGGGGTTGGACGCCGTCATCGGATGA